A genomic stretch from Coffea arabica cultivar ET-39 chromosome 10c, Coffea Arabica ET-39 HiFi, whole genome shotgun sequence includes:
- the LOC140016197 gene encoding high mobility group B protein 2-like isoform X1, producing MKGGKSKADSRNPDSKLSVKKRKQKREKKAKDPNKPKRPPSAFFVFMEEFRKQFKEENPNNKLVAVVGKAAGDKWKSFTDEEKAPYVAKAEKRKQDYERQMQAYNRRLEGGHGEEGSDKSKSEVNDDDEEGSGEEEEDDE from the exons ATGAAAGGTGGTAAATCCAAAGCTGATTCCCGAAATCCAGACAGCAA GCTTTCTGTGAAAAAGAGGAAGCAGAAGAGGGAAAAGAAGGCAAAGGATCCTAACAAACCTAAGAGGCCTCCTAGCGCCTTCTTCGTTTTTAT GGAAGAGTTCAGAAAGCAATTCAAAGAAGAAAATCCAAACAACAAATTAGTTGCTGTT GTTGGTAAAGCTGCTGGAGATAAATGGAAGTCCTTCACCGATGAG GAAAAAGCTCCCTATGTTGCCAAGGCAGAGAAGCGAAAGCAGGATTATGAACGACAAATGCAGGCGTACAACAGGAGATTG GAGGGTGGTCACGGGGAAGAGGGGTCTGATAAGTCAAAGTCTGAGGTTAATGATGACGATGAGGAAGGCAGTGGGGAG gaggaagaagatgatgaatga
- the LOC140016079 gene encoding uncharacterized protein translates to MGKAAVTTTRRATIAKAAKTATPPPEPGPEPEPPAQLVVEMKRKKKKGRPSLLDLQKRQQQQQQQQQKTLTPPPAPPPPNHNSTPTRRSTRRNPTNYNSPSSEFFNNDDDDDDDERQQKKVKLVVRLPQSTQQHFHNSASAADSGADDPDDHQASPRKRMINAVDRRSNDVVFDQGEKALKATDTVHGSSLDIGPTTPLPDKKMLVFVLDRLQKKDTYGAFSEPADPNELPDYHEIIEHPMDFWTLRKKLDAGSYSNLEELEADVLLLCSNAMQYNAPDTIYFRQARSIRELAKRDFENLRNEGDNGEPQPKVIRRGRPPSKNLKKPLESSPVDRVGHELSSGATLASAEDKAIGSNGYNLRKGPAFYRFRSNDAFGTSFRSRNGENYSDWLVDWNSEFPASILRADMKYGKKHFSAVDENRRDTYKQFHPSTSSSNESYLWNSFGDMKRLLPVGLHLEPQAYARSLARYAANLGPVAWNVASRKLKTALPDGLAFGPGWVEENDAPQQLLSAEKLKQANGLVHDRDPSRPVTPSSSRLSTAVAHRPSPEMAEAVRRLNCQNELAEQAGGSPWATAGAIFQAQHKSLFHPNRNGFSSMFGCDPSSQVGLARQTIQAGQSGLEGCSISDQMLGVLSTGDVSSLRPVYQGNSEEIKLSENRGTSQRGNLLGQASDSHVPSEVGMTARCLQAQHRQPLAVPPDLNVRVQASASPSSSLQIGSPQQPDLALQL, encoded by the exons ATGGGTAAGGCTGCGGTAACAACAACGAGAAGAGCAACAATAGCAAAAGCAGCAAAAACAGCCACGCCACCACCGGAACCGGGACCGGAACCGGAACCGCCGGCCCAATTAGTAGTAGAGATGAAGcgcaagaagaagaaaggccGACCCTCTCTTTTAGATCTCCAAAAGCGTcaacagcagcagcaacaacaacaacaaaaaaccCTAACCCCTCCCCCTGCCCCTCCTCCTCCCAATCACAATTCCACCCCTACCCGTCGATCCACTCGCCGGAACCCCACCAATTACAATTCCCCCTCCTCCGAGTTCTTTAACAACGACGACGACGACGATGACGACGAAAGGCAGCAGAAGAAAGTCAAGCTTGTTGTGCGTCTCCCCCAATCCACCCAACAGCATTTTCATAATTCTGCCTCCGCTGCTGATTCCGGTGCTGACGACCCAGACGATCACCAAGCCTCTCCCAGGAAACGTATGATCAATGCCGTTGATCGTAGATCTAACGACGTCGTTTTCGATCAG GGGGAAAAGGCTTTGAAAGCGACGGACACTGTTCATG GGTCATCTCTGGACATTGGGCCCACCACACCTTTGCCAGATAAAAAGATGTTGGTGTTCGTCCTTGACAGACTTCAAAA GAAGGACACTTACGGAGCATTCTCAGAGCCTGCGGATCCAAATGAG CTTCCTGATTATCATGAAATCATTGAACATCCAATGGATTTTTGGACTCTACGGAAGAAACTTGATGCTGGATCTTATTCGAATTTGGAAGAACTGGAG GCTGATGTGTTGTTGTTATGTTCAAATGCAATGCAGTACAATGCACCTGATACAATTTACTTTCGGCAG GCTCGGTCCATACGAGAGCTGGCGAAACGGGACTTTGAGAATCTGAGGAATGAAGGTGATAATGGTGAACCACAGCCCAAAGTCATTCGAAGGGGACGACCCCcaagcaaaaatttgaaaaagccTCTTGAGAGTTCACCTGTTGATCGTGTTGGTCATGAGCTCTCCTCAGGTGCAACTCTTGCTAGTGCGGAAGATAAAGCAATTGGATCTAATGGTTACAATCTAAGAAAGGGACCTGCGTTTTATAGGTTTCGTTCTAATGATGCATTTGGCACTTCCTTTCGCTCACGCAATGGTGAAAATTATTCTGACTGGTTGGTTGATTGGAATAGTGAATTTCCAG CATCTATTCTAAGGGCAGACATGAAGTACGGAAAGAAACATTTCTCTGCAGTGGATGAGAACAGGCGTGATACCTACAAGCAATTCCACCCTTCAACTTCCAGTAGCAATGAATCTTATTTGTGGAATTCTTTTGGAGATATGAAGCGGTTACTGCCG GTAGGTCTTCACTTGGAGCCACAAGCTTATGCACGAAGCCTGGCAAGATATGCTGCAAATCTTGGGCCTGTAGCATGGAATgttgcctctagaaaattgaagactGCTCTGCCTGATGGACTGGCCTTTGGTCCTGGGTGGGTGGAAGAAAATGACGCACCACAGCAGCTGTTGTCAGCTGAGAAGCTGAAACAAGCAAATGGATTGGTACATGACCGTGATCCAAGCAGACCAGTAACACCGTCTTCTTCTCGTTTAAGTACTGCTGTAGCACACAGGCCATCTCCAGAAATGGCTGAAGCTGTTAGGAGATTGAATTGTCAGAATGAGCTAGCCGAACAGGCTGGTGGCTCTCCTTGGGCAACAGCGGGAGCCATCTTCCAGGCTCAGCATAAATCACTGTTTCACCCCAACCGAAATGGTTTCAGTAGCATGTTTGGGTGTGACCCATCCTCTCAAGTGGGATTAGCAAGACAAACCATACAAGCTGGACAGTCTGGGTTGGAAGGATGCTCAATATCTGATCAAATGCTTGGCGTGTTATCCACAGGGGATGTTTCGTCCCTTCGTCCAGTATACCAAGGGAATTCAGAAGAAATCAAATTGTCAGAAAACCGGGGTACATCTCAGCGTGGGAACCTATTAGGCCAGGCCTCTGATTCACATGTACCATCTGAAGTGGGAATGACTGCCAGATGTTTGCAGGCGCAACACAGACAACCCTTAGCAGTTCCCCCTGACCTTAACGTCCGAGTGCAGGCGTCAGCCTCGCCCAGTTCTAGTTTACAGATTGGTTCACCGCAGCAGCCAGACCTGGCCTTACAGCTTTGA
- the LOC140016210 gene encoding uncharacterized protein, whose protein sequence is MKETKCSPPTPLTTQPINPNPNSCKSTKNVIHIGGIQVEFPYQPYGTQLAFMNRVISTLDRARRDGRCHALLESPTGTGKSLSLLCSSLAWQQNFKSRNLQAANLSCSDSKPNPEAINDPINFGGGFVPETQPLSETGGSAAVNGKNKKKQSVPTIFYASRTHSQIRQVIQEYRKTTYRVPMAVLASRRHYCTNMNLRGTANIDEQCKLLLKDTEIGCSEFKNVHKVKGHPSLQKGGCHEVHDIEDLVKVGEIVKGCSYFAARSIAEDAELVFCPYNYIICPIIRKAMEVDIEGAIIILDEAHNIEDIARDAGSIDVEEDVLLQLQTELQQLRLTDPMTYQPLLEMIQDILNWIDRRKSTLEKREFQHYFSCWTGDKALMELEDANVTQKCFPILKECATKAIKAASDAEPELACLSGISATVLEGLFSSFTFFFSGNGLHVNDYLLALQRYVKRDGVNSAGGWTHSLNLWCLNPSVVFKGIADVSLSVILTSGTLSPMNSFSSELGIQFATCLEAPHVIETETQIWASVISRGPQDYPLNASYRTADTYAFQDAVGMSLEEICKIAPGGCLVFFPSYKLMEKLCSRWQETGQWSKLNAQKSLFVEPRGGSQDGLEPVLEGYYNSIHQKSKPLTGRKRRCKKLDVTNGERTESSQTANGGAAFLAVCRGKISEGIDFSDDYARVVVIVGIPFPNIHDIQVAQKKKFNDMYRLSKNLLSGNEWYCNQAFRALNQATGRCIRHRYDYGAIILLDERLCEERNRAHISKWFRKSIRQYDNFERSMEELKSFFRDAKDRVGKVVKSPQSSDLRVEDTLMVKNKVISTKKSQSERPFKRSELKISGHSLASENSSSLYPSVSYGINHKFSQKIPDVEGLLSTDGRDIAGCREYIDLECDTQKHCRLSMSASTMLSPVDPDITIVRETPGVIGFDAIATSEVISINEDSSLTAVPLSSEIPDNFSRSPVSLVNSSLAFKSTCLLATPERTNNDRLNVRVPEMESPYNLSANSFSLKRRKSMCSSSDRIQKVEFGSPVSRTPDSVSFMVSSITKVDPEKRNGIDSQMLNLNKENGRFFQPSSFNDTGTSCAPDPTAVKRLQIFCSVCKNPLGLPENNLCVASTLTSCSKIYLRSLLREKLESSDVCSSSIPVLVTDKSSVDQQFFERNNEAAPAGPVEGIWCKADGCVFSTIFCPFCLDSTTCLGVQVMATDASNVCLQNKVLLFSDLLEIKSPTASITKELSSSNGSCTSKRAGLNSIEKYAYIPEQKNSGGWRTTKSKMQLPKRGLLSTPES, encoded by the exons ATGAAGGAGACCAAGTGTTCACCTCCAACCCCACTCACAACCCAGCCAATAAACCCTAACCCTAATTCCTGTAAAAGCACCAAAAATGTGATCCACATTGGGGGGATTCAAGTGGAATTCCCTTACCAGCCATACGGTACCCAACTGGCCTTCATGAATCGCGTCATTTCCACGCTCGATCGCGCTCGACGGGACGGTCGCTGTCACGCTCTTCTCGAGTCACCCACCGGTACCGGAAAATCGCTCTCCCTTCTTTGCTCCTCTCTCGCTTGGCAGCAGAATTTCAAGTCCAGAAATCTTCAAGCCGCCAATCTTTCCTGCTCTGATTCCAAGCCCAACCCGGAAGCCATCAACGATCCTATTAACTTCGGTGGCGGATTTGTCCCCGAAACCCAGCCTTTATCTG AAACTGGAGGCTCAGCAGCTGTAAATGGCAAGAATAAGAAGAAACAATCGGTGCCCACCATATTTTACGCTTC GCGGACGCATTCACAAATACGTCAAGTGATCCAGGAGTACAGGAAAACTACTTACCGTGTCCCCATGGCAGTTTTG GCATCAAGGAGACATTACTGCACAAACATGAATCTACGTGGAACTGCTAATATTGACGAGCAGTG TAAGCTGCTGTTGAAGGATACAGAAATTGGCTGCTCAGAATTCAA GAATGTGCATAAGGTCAAAGGTCATCCGTCTCTCCAGAAAGGAGGTTGCCATGAGGTCCATGATATTGAAGACCTTGTTAAAGTTGGAGAAATTGTGAAAG GTTGTTCATATTTTGCAGCACGGTCAATTGCAGAAGATGCAGAATTAGTATTTTGCCCTTACAACTATATCATTTGTCCAATTATTAGGAAAGCGATGGAAGTCGACATTGAGGGGGCCATTATCATTCTCGATGAAGCTCA TAATATAGAGGACATTGCTCGTGATGCTGGCAGCATTGATGTTGAAGAAGATGTTTTGCTCC AGTTACAGACGGAACTGCAACAACTCAGGCTCACTGATCCTATGACATATCAGCCTTTGCTGGAAATGATTCAG gaCATCTTGAATTGGATTGATCGGAGGAAAAGTACTTTAGAGAAGCGTGAATTTCAgcattatttttcttg TTGGACTGGTGATAAGGCTTTAATGGAGCTGGAGGATGCTAATGTAACACAAAAGTGCTTCCCGATACTAAAGGAATGTGCAACCAAG GCAATTAAAGCTGCTTCTGATGCTGAGCCTGAATTAGCTTGTTTAAGTGGCATATCAGCAACAGTGTTGGAAG GATTGTTCTCTTCATTTACTTTCTTCTTTTCTGGAAATGGGCTTCACGTAAATGATTATCTCCTTGCATTACAAAGATATGTCAAAAGAGATGGTG TCAATTCTGCTGGTGGTTGGACACATTCTTTGAATTTGTGGTGCTTGAATCCATCTGTAGTCTTCAAAGGCATTGCTGATGTGTCTCTGTCAGTGATTTTAACATCAGG GACTCTATCACCTATGAACTCCTTTTCATCTGAACTTGGTATTCAATTTGCAACTTGCTTGGAAGCTCCACATGTCATAGAGACTGAGACACAA ATATGGGCAAGTGTAATTTCTAGGGGTCCACAAGATTATCCACTAAATGCAAGCTACAGGACAGCAGACACATATGCTTTCCAG GATGCGGTTGGCATGTCCTTAGAAGAAATATGCAAGATTGCTCCGGGTGGTTGTCTTGTATTCTTCCCTAGCTATAAGCTGATGGAAAAATTATGCAGTCGCTGGCAAGAAACTGGTCAATGGTCTAAATTGAATGCACAGAAATCTCTCTTTGTTG AGCCAAGAGGGGGAAGTCAGGATGGCCTTGAACCAGTTTTGGAGGGCTATTATAATTCCATTCATCAGAAAAGTAAACCTTTGACTGGAAGAAAGAGAAGATGTAAGAAGTTGGATGTTACTAATGGCGAGAGAACAGAATCATCACAGACTGCTAATGGAGGAGCTGCTTTTCTTGCTGTTTGTCGGGGAAAG ATATCTGAAGGCATTGACTTCTCTGATGACTATGCTCGAGTGGTT GTAATTGTTGGCATTCCCTTCCCAAACAT CCATGACATTCAAGTTGCCCAAAAGAAGAAATTCAACGATATGTATAGGTTGTCCAAAAACCTCCTGAGTGGGAATGAGTGGTACTGTAATCAAGCTTTCCGAGCCCTCAACCAGGCTACAG GACGTTGCATAAGACACAGATATGACTATGGAGCTATCATCTTATTAG ATGAGCGCCTGTGTGAAGAAAGGAACAGAGCACACATTTCAAAGTGGTTTAGGAAATCCATTAGACAGTATGATAACTTTGAAAGATCCATGGAGGagttaaaatcatttttcagaGATGCAAAG GATCGTGTTGGGAAGGTAGTTAAGTCTCCACAAAGTTCTGACCTTCGGGTTGAAGATACTCTCATGGTTAAGAACAAGGTGATTTCTACGAAAAAGTCTCAGAGTGAAAGGCCATTCAAGAGATCTGAGCTGAAAATATCTGGTCATTCCTTGGCATCTGAAAATTCTTCTTCCTTGTACCCATCTGTAAGCTATGGCATAAATCACAAATTTAGCCAAAAGATTCCTGATGTGGAAGGATTGCTATCAACGGATGGGAGAGATATTGCTGGCTGCAGAGAGTACATTGACCTGGAGTGTGACACTCAGAAACACTGCAG GTTGTCCATGAGTGCATCAACAATGCTATCACCTGTTGATCCTGATATAACAATTGTTAGGGAAACTCCTGGTGTAATTGGCTTTGACGCTATAGCAACTTCTGAAGTCATTTCGATAAATGAAGACTCCAGCTTGACAGCTGTCCCACTGTCCAGTGAGATTCCAGATAATTTTTCCCGCAGTCCTGTATCTTTAGTGAATTCAAGTCTGGCTTTTAAATCCACTTGTTTGCTGGCAACTCCTGAAAGAACTAATAATGACAGACTGAATGTACGAGTACCAGAGATGGAGTCACCATACAATTTGAGTGCCAATTCATTTTCCCTTAAAAGGAGAAAATCGATGTGTTCATCATCTGACCGTATACAGAAAGTAGAATTTGGCTCTCCCGTTTCTAGAACTCCTGATTCTGTCAGCTTCATGGTGAGCTCAATAACAAAAGTAGATCcagaaaaaagaaatggaatTGATTCTCAGATGCTCAATTTGAACAAGGAAAATGGCAGATTTTTTCAGCCATCATCATTTAATGATACTGGAACATCATGTGCTCCTGATCCCACAGCGGTCAAGAGACTGCAAATCTTTTGTTCAGTGTGCAAAAATCCTTTGGGACTTCCTGAAAATAATCTGTGTGTTGCGTCCACTCTAACATCCTGTTCCAAAATTTACTTGAGATCTCTTCTGAGGGAGAAGTTGGAGAGTTCAGATGTATGTTCCTCAAGTATACCAGTTCTGGTAACTGATAAGTCATCAGTTGATCAGCAGTTCTTTGAGAGAAACAATGAAGCTGCTCCAGCAGGACCAGTAGAGGGTATTTGGTGCAAAGCAGATGGTTGTGTATTTAGTACAATTTTCTGCCCATTCTGTTTGGATAGCACCACTTGTCTTGGCGTACAAGTCATGGCCACGGATGCATCCAATGTGTGTTTACAAAATAAG GTATTGTTGTTTTCTGACCTTCTAGAGATTAAAAGTCCTACCGCATCAATAACCAAG GAATTATCTTCATCTAATGGCTCATGCACCAGTAAGAGAGCTGGGTTGAATTCCATTGAGAAATACGCTTACATCCCAGAACAAAAGAATTCGGGAGGCTGGAGGACTACAAAATCAAAG ATGCAACTGCCAAAGAGGGGTCTGCTGTCCACTCCAGAAAGCTAA
- the LOC140016197 gene encoding high mobility group B protein 2-like isoform X2, with the protein MGCREEFRKQFKEENPNNKLVAVVGKAAGDKWKSFTDEEKAPYVAKAEKRKQDYERQMQAYNRRLEGGHGEEGSDKSKSEVNDDDEEGSGEEEEDDE; encoded by the exons ATGGGTTGCAGGGAAGAGTTCAGAAAGCAATTCAAAGAAGAAAATCCAAACAACAAATTAGTTGCTGTT GTTGGTAAAGCTGCTGGAGATAAATGGAAGTCCTTCACCGATGAG GAAAAAGCTCCCTATGTTGCCAAGGCAGAGAAGCGAAAGCAGGATTATGAACGACAAATGCAGGCGTACAACAGGAGATTG GAGGGTGGTCACGGGGAAGAGGGGTCTGATAAGTCAAAGTCTGAGGTTAATGATGACGATGAGGAAGGCAGTGGGGAG gaggaagaagatgatgaatga